The window TATCTCGATTTAAAGTATAACTTTTGCCTGTTCCGGGAGCACCAAAGATAATTCTATTATGGTGGAATTTATCAGTTTGATATCCTGTTTTAAATTTTATGGATTCGGCACTAGAAGGATTAGTAAGATAGTTGCCATTGGATTCATGTACCGTATCTGCTCTACCCTGTACTTCTTCATACTCGTCAATTCCTACAATTTTTGTAGTACTTAGAGACAGGAATGTAGAAACACGTTTTTGATAATCGGCAAGTCTTAGATCTGGATCGTTTGAATAAGTAACTGTTCCACGCGAATAATTCAAATATGGATTAGTTCCATCACTTAGCGAGGTTTTCAGAACTCGTAATGAACCCTTGGCTTCTTTATCACCATTAATGTCTACTGGTGCGGTGGTAGTTAAAAGTTTACGATAGATGCTATCTTGATTAAAAATTACATCTTGACCGCTATCATCAAGTTTAAATACTGCTGTTTCTGACATAGCCGTTAATACGGACTTAAGTAATTTATCTTCACGTTCACTTGTGGCAACATTCAATCCTAACCAATTAAGCAAAACTTCCTTATACTTCTCCTCTGTCACAGCCATAGCGACATCAATAATATCCATATTCAAAGTAAAATGTATCTCTTTTGGATATCTCACACCGCCTGTTCTCTCAGAACTAACAGGCTTAGTATTATCCTGAAAAACAATTTCCCCCAATTTCCAATACAGTTCAAACGCTACAATTAGAGCTTCCATTTGCGATTTTAATAGTTGATTGTTATTCACTGTTTGGCGAAATTGATCATCCGAAACGCCATGAGCACTATACACTGGCGAAGAGTATGCAACAAGCTTATTCATGAGTTCATCCGAAATACGAATTGACTCACCATCTTGAACCGAATACTTTACTTCTGCCGGACGTCCTTCACTCTTCCAAATCAAAATAAAAAGGGCAAGTGTCGCTTTAACATTGGGCAAAGACGACTTAATGCCAAGTTTTAAATCTATATCTTTATAAATTAACATGTTTCCTGGCCTTTGCATATGTAGTATCCTCCTTATAGACTTCTATATCCTTCATAATTACCCGAGCAATGGCTTTAGCCAATGAAGGTGGAACAGCATTTCCTACCTGCTTCATTTGAGATCCTTTAGTACCAACAAAGCGAAAAGAGTCTGGGAAAGACTGTATGCGAGCCGCTTCACGAACAGTAATTGCACGATTCAAAAAAGGATGTGTAAACTTTCCTGATGATGGAGTATCAAACCGTGTCGTAATGGTAACAGATATTTCATTTTTTTTCATACGGGTCCAAGTACCACTATAAATAGATTTTGTTAAGTGCTCTTCTGGAAGAACTTCCTTGCCACTATTTGGTGGAATCAATGACAACCTTTCTAAAGCTAAAGCAGAATGATTAGTTGCAACGTGATTATATAAAATAGTTGATTCTTTTCTCAAAGTTTCTTGATAAGAACTTTGTGGCGGGTTTCTGTATTCTTGTTTTTCAGATCCCTCACCAGAATTCAAGTAAGCTAAATCACTTATTGCATCCCATATTGTTACTTTACCTTCTTGTGGTTTTGGAAGTGAAGGAGCAACATCTCCTTGCTTACCAATAATTATCGCACGTTTTCTATTTTGTGGCACTCCATAATCTGAAGCATTCAACATTCCCATGTTTAATTCGTAACCCATGTCATTAAAGATTTGCTCTAGTTCATTCTTAAAATAACCGCGTTCAGCAGTAAGTAAATTAGGGACATTTTCCATTACAAAGTACTTTGGACGTACTTTCTCAACAACTCTCACAAAAGATTTAAAAAGGAAATTACGTTCATCTTGAATTGTTTTTCTCTGACCCTTTTGAGAAAACCCTTGACATGGTGGCCCTCCGATAATGACATCTATTTCCCCTAAATACCTTGAAAATGTTTTTTCAAAATCTACAGTTGTTATATCGGCCACTAGCATATCCGTATTAGGATGGTTTATTTTATAAGCATCTGCTATTGAGAAATCATACTCATTCGCAAATACTACATCAAATCCCATCTGTTCAAATCCCAAAGACATTCCTCCAACACCAGCAAATAAATCGATTACTTTAGGCTTCATTTGGCACCGCCTCAATACGCTTAGATGCTGCATTAAAATAATCTTTATCTAACTCAATTCCTATAAAGTTTCTATTATGTCTTTTCGCAGCTACTCCAGTTGTGCCGCTTCCCATAAATGGGTCTAAGACAGTATCACCCTCAACAGATAAAATTTCCACAAAATGTTCCATTAATTGTTCCGGCTTTTGAGTAGGGTGCTTACCATATTTTTTCTCCCCATTTGGTGTAATTGAGGTTTCTATAAAATCATGTATTAAACGCCCCTCGTTATTAAATGTACCTGTACGTGTCCTATATGTGAAGTATAACCATACTTCAGTTGAATTGACAAAATGGAGGTTCATATTTCGTGGCATTGGATTTAACTTATGCCAAATACCTGTAGTCTTATAATAAAATCCACTTTTTTCTGCAAGCCTAATCAACGTTTCAACTTTAATAATTGCCATGAAAACGATCATGGAACCACCTTTTTTTAATACCCTAGCAGACTCCATAAAAAGGTTGTCCATTGATTTTTGCCAATCATCAAAATCAAGGTCATCCCAACCAGCTGCTCCAAAAAAATTTTCTCTCATTTTCACAAGATTAGTATCTCTATTTTTCATAAAATTCCCTAAATTATATGGGGGATCGGTTATTATCAAATCAACTGATGCATCGTCTAGTTGCTTCATCGTTTCGATACAATCACCGTTGTGTAAACGTATTTCTGCCATAAAGCTCTTCCTTCCAAAACTTATTCTATCGCGCTTTTTCCACTCTTAATC of the Desulfuribacillus stibiiarsenatis genome contains:
- a CDS encoding DNA cytosine methyltransferase — encoded protein: MKPKVIDLFAGVGGMSLGFEQMGFDVVFANEYDFSIADAYKINHPNTDMLVADITTVDFEKTFSRYLGEIDVIIGGPPCQGFSQKGQRKTIQDERNFLFKSFVRVVEKVRPKYFVMENVPNLLTAERGYFKNELEQIFNDMGYELNMGMLNASDYGVPQNRKRAIIIGKQGDVAPSLPKPQEGKVTIWDAISDLAYLNSGEGSEKQEYRNPPQSSYQETLRKESTILYNHVATNHSALALERLSLIPPNSGKEVLPEEHLTKSIYSGTWTRMKKNEISVTITTRFDTPSSGKFTHPFLNRAITVREAARIQSFPDSFRFVGTKGSQMKQVGNAVPPSLAKAIARVIMKDIEVYKEDTTYAKARKHVNL
- a CDS encoding DNA-methyltransferase, producing MAEIRLHNGDCIETMKQLDDASVDLIITDPPYNLGNFMKNRDTNLVKMRENFFGAAGWDDLDFDDWQKSMDNLFMESARVLKKGGSMIVFMAIIKVETLIRLAEKSGFYYKTTGIWHKLNPMPRNMNLHFVNSTEVWLYFTYRTRTGTFNNEGRLIHDFIETSITPNGEKKYGKHPTQKPEQLMEHFVEILSVEGDTVLDPFMGSGTTGVAAKRHNRNFIGIELDKDYFNAASKRIEAVPNEA